The genomic window GATGAACAACGCAAGCGCCACACTGAGACGTATCGCACCCGACATGCGTACCTGTCAGCTTGAGGTTTTCACGCAAGAACTGCACGAGCAGCGTGCGCGGGTCGACATTCGCTGTCACAGGATTGCCGTTCACGATCAGTGAAATCTTGGCCATCAACACTCTCTATTTTTGTCGGCTGGGCGCTCGCAACGCCGCGGGGGGCGGCGCTGGCGTGTTTATAATGGTTCCAAGAGCATAATATGGGCCCGCACGGCAATGAGCAACCTCATGCCGCAACGCGCTGCACAAGAAGACTTGATTGGCGTGAGGACCAGCTATGCTGAAATAAAGATGTCAGCCGGCTTTGACCGCGTCGGCAAATTTCGCAAAAAATTCATCGGCGATTTTTTTGGCCGAGCCATTGATTAACCGCTGTCCGAGCTGCGCCAGCTTGCCACCGATCTGAGCTTCGACATTATATGTCAGGAGCGTGCCGTCGTCCTTGTCCGCCAGCGCAACAGTCGCTCCACCCTTGGCGAAACCGGCTACACCGCCCTCGCCCTCACCTGAAATTTTGTAGCTGTTCGGTGGATCGAAATCGCTCAGTGTCACCTTGCCTTTGAAGCGCGCGGAGACCGGACCGACCTTCATCTTCGCCACGGCCTCGAATTGGTTGTCGCCGGACTTGTTCAATTCCTCACAACCGGGGATGCAGGCTTTGAGAATC from Nitrobacteraceae bacterium AZCC 1564 includes these protein-coding regions:
- a CDS encoding carbon monoxide dehydrogenase subunit G (product_source=COG3427; cog=COG3427; ko=KO:K09386; pfam=PF06240; superfamily=55961) — protein: MAMTMTGEVQLPAPRQVVWDKLNDPEILKACIPGCEELNKSGDNQFEAVAKMKVGPVSARFKGKVTLSDFDPPNSYKISGEGEGGVAGFAKGGATVALADKDDGTLLTYNVEAQIGGKLAQLGQRLINGSAKKIADEFFAKFADAVKAG